The Rhododendron vialii isolate Sample 1 chromosome 6a, ASM3025357v1 genome includes a window with the following:
- the LOC131330440 gene encoding early nodulin-like protein 9 translates to MARNLKAFYALGLFSLFLLVQKGGAYEFTVGGSNGWTIPSDSNALNQWAERSRFQIGDTLLFVYPPDKDVVLLVNKDDYNNCSTATPIAKYTDGHTEFKFSQSGPIYFISGVKDHCLKNEKLLVVVLADRSGKKSAPSPPPSAASPPPPVASPPPSASPPAGSEEPTPSPGPSADQTPSKKKKNGATSVVVSFVGSIGALLGSSLLLVL, encoded by the exons ATGGCTCGTAATCTGAAGGCATTTTATGCTCTGGGGCTTTTCAGTCTTTTTCTGTTGGTCCAAAAAGGTGGTGCGTATGAGTTCACGGTTGGTGGCTCGAATGGCTGGACAATCCCCAGTGATTCAAATGCGCTGAATCAATGGGCAGAAAGAAGCCGGTTTCAAATCGGAGACACTCTGT TGTTTGTGTACCCACCAGACAAAGACGTAGTGCTTCTAGTGAACAAGGATGACTACAACAATTGCAGCACAGCAACACCCATTGCAAAATACACAGACGGGCACACAGAATTCAAGTTCAGCCAGTCTGGGCCTATCTACTTCATAAGTGGAGTCAAAGACCACTGCCTCAAGAATGAAAAGCTGCTGGTGGTTGTCTTGGCAGATAGAAGCGGCAAGAAATCTGCACCTTCTCCACCGCCATCAGCTGCTTCTCCTCCACCGCCAGTAGCTTCTCCTCCACCGTCAGCTTCTCCGCCAGCTGGATCAGAGGAGCCTACCCCATCGCCGGGGCCTTCAGCCGATCAGACTccatcaaagaagaaaaaaaatggtgcaaCTTCTGTTGTCGTGAGTTTCGTTGGGTCCATTGGGGCTTTACTGGGTTCATCTCTTCTTTTGGTTCTCTAA